A single window of Eucalyptus grandis isolate ANBG69807.140 chromosome 1, ASM1654582v1, whole genome shotgun sequence DNA harbors:
- the LOC104428014 gene encoding uncharacterized protein LOC104428014 isoform X1 — translation MSALPVCSATPSCSLHSQNSLNGGLQSLNFFHKDFNYGCFLRDKIFPASLDGKSLQRHACRAQATKFSYTDIDSGIGKSFSSSSIVTTSEPHEEESWRLRFVESSELPSVQEGVMEFTDQSAENASTFSESMDAGKVSIPDVAPDIPASVEPDIAPDIPASVNEPLSLSTDLIDGGKSSAEDIISKVTDSINELVNKGESTLRSTLDLIYSSVGTAIKGANDVIDNASSKVFSNGNQIGEAAGDRYTNITSDLKGAATKAAITGVDVLRQTIVVVEDSLTKGASFIVYSYSSAKQSLPPEFRDGLNFSEEKTAEILTPVGVAFQQVYTTIEELERSLGLDPNDPIVPFALFLGTASSFWAFYWARTYSGYSGDLSPNATLELLMGREGAVLIDVRPEVLRESDGIPDLRRAARFRYSSISIPEVDGSLRKLLKGGRNVEDSLTAVVIRNLKMVQDRSKVIILDADGSRSKGIARSLRKVGIKKSYLVQGGFQSWVKQGLRIKELKPETTLTVLNEEAEAILEEINPSPLQLFASGVGLVAVLYALVEWEKTLQFIGVIGLGQTIYRRIASYEDSEDFRQDLRLLSGPVKVGAEAFAWAAGKLETNGLGLPTSPSSTDVQNRVLQAAARHESQPSDDPETENLPAESLSPGSESADLSEA, via the exons ATGTCGGCGCTGCCCGTCTGCTCGGCTACTCCGAGCTGTTCTTTGCACAGCCAG AATTCGCTAAATGGAGGACTGCAATCTTTAAACTTTTTCCACAAGGACTTCAACTACGGATGCTTTTTGAGGGACAAGATTTTTCCAGCTTCGCTTGATGGAAAGAGCCTTCAAAGACATGCCTGTAGAGCGCAGGCTACTAAATTCTCCTATACTGACATCGACAGTGGCATTGGAAAATCATTCTCGAGTTCTTCCATAGTAACTACCAGCGAGCCACATGAGGAGGAGAGTTGGCGTCTGAGATTTGTAGAAAGTTCTGAGCTGCCTTCTGTCCAAGAAGGAGTGATGGAATTTACTGATCAATCAGCTGAAAATGCTTCCACATTTTCAGAATCGATGGATGCTGGAAAAGTATCAATTCCTGATGTAGCACCAGATATTCCTGCCTCAGTTGAACCTGATATAGCACCAGATATTCCTGCCTCAGTTAATGAGCCCCTTTCCCTGAGTACTGACTTGATAGACGGTGGAAAATCCAGTGCTGAGGATATCATTTCCAAAGTCACAGATTCCATCAACGAGTTAGTAAACAAGGGAGAGAGCACTCTAAGAAGCACTTTAGATTTGATTTATTCCTCGGTGGGAACTGCTATCAAAGGAGCTAATGATGTGATAGATAATGCTTCCAGCAAAGTGTTCTCTAATGGGAATCAGATTGGAGAAGCAGCTGGTGATAGATACACAAATATCACGAGTGACCTTAAAGGAGCAGCAACTAAGGCAGCTATTACTGGTGTTGATGTGCTGAGACAGACAATTGTTGTGGTGGAGGATTCTTTGACCAAGGGCGcttcttttattgtttattCATATAGTTCTGCCAAGCAATCGCTCCCTCCAGAGTTTAGGGATGGACTTAATTTTTCAGAAGAGAAAACAGCAGAAATTCTGACACCTGTTGGAGTTGCTTTTCAACAG GTTTACACAACAATTGAGGAGCTGGAGAGAAGTCTTGGTTTGGACCCAAATGATCCAATTGTTCCCTTTGCTCTTTTCCTTGGCActgcttcttccttttg GGCTTTTTACTGGGCACGGACATACAGTGGTTATTCTGGAGATTTATCTCCCAACGCAACGTTAGAGCTCTTAATGGGAAGGGAGGGTGCTGTACTTATTGATGTTCGGCCCGAG GTTCTTAGAGAATCTGATGGCATTCCTGACCTTAGGCGTGCTGCTCGTTTTCGTTATTCAAGTATATCCATACCTGAG GTTGATGGCTCTTTGAGGAAGCTCCTAAAAGGTGGTAGAAATGTTGAAGACTCCTTAACTGCAGTTGTTATTCGGAACTTGAAGATGGTTCAG GACAGGTCAAAGGTAATAATTTTGGATGCAGATGGTTCCCGATCAAAAGGGATTGCTAGATCTTTGAGAAAAGTTGGAATTAAG AAATCGTACTTGGTCCAAGGCGGCTTCCAATCTTGGGTGAAACAGGGTCTCCGTATTAAGGAGCTCAAACCTGAGACAACACTTACTGTACTCAATGAG GAAGCTGAGGCGATACTGGAGGAGATCAACCCCTCTCCTTTGCAACTTTTTGCTTCTGGTGTG GGTCTTGTGGCTGTGTTATACGCACTTGTTG agTGGGAGAAGACTTTACAATTTATTGGAGTCATTGGCCTTGGCCAG ACAATTTATCGGCGGATTGCTTCTTACGAGGACTCGGAAGATTTTAGGCAAGACCTGAG GTTGCTGTCTGGTCCTGTCAAAGTTGGAGCTGAAGCTTTTGCTTGGGCTGCCGGCAAATTGGAAACGAATGGCCTCGGGCTGCCGACATCGCCCTCATCCACCGACGTGCAAAATCGGGTCCTACAGGCTGCTGCGAGGCATGAATCTCAGCCATCTGATGATCCCGAAACcgaaaaccttcctgcagaatCACTCTCCCCTGGGAGTGAGAGCGCTGATCTCTCCGAAGCATGA
- the LOC104428012 gene encoding U5 small nuclear ribonucleoprotein 40 kDa protein yields the protein MQVAPGENALSVAGPRPMEWSTVPYSAPPQGPMPNGRQRTSSLESPIMLLAGHPSAIYTMKFNPAGTVIASGSHDREIFLWNVHGDCKNFMVLKGHKNAILDLQWTTDGSQIISASPDKTLRAWDVETGKQVKKMVEHSSFVNSCCPSRRGPPLVVSGSDDGTAKLWDMRQRGAIQTFPDKYQITAVSFSDASDKIYTGGIDNDVKVWDIRKGEVTMTLQGHQDTITGMQLSPDGSYLLTNAMDCKLCIWDMRPYAPQNRCVKIMEGHQHNFEKNLLKCGWSPDGSKVTAGSADRMVYIWDTTSRRILYKLPGHTGSVNETVFHPTEPIVGSCSSDKQIYLGEI from the coding sequence ATGCAAGTTGCTCCAGGTGAAAATGCTTTATCAGTGGCTGGTCCCAGACCAATGGAATGGTCTACTGTTCCATACAGTGCTCCTCCTCAAGGACCCATGCCAAATGGGAGACAGAGAACGTCAAGCTTAGAATCACCTATCATGTTATTAGCAGGTCACCCGAGCGCTATCTACACTATGAAGTTCAATCCTGCTGGGACAGTCATTGCATCTGGGTCTCATGACAGAGAAATCTTCTTATGGAACGTGCATGGGGATTGCAAAAACTTTATGGTCTTGAAAGGGCACAAGAATGCAATTCTGGATCTTCAATGGACAACAGATGGCTCTCAGATTATATCGGCCAGTCCTGACAAAACCCTAAGAGCCTGGGATGTTGAAACGGGCAAACAGGTAAAAAAGATGGTAGAACATTCTTCATTTGTCAATTCATGCTGTCCTTCACGGAGAGGGCCTCCTCTGGTGGTGAGTGGATCTGATGACGGAACTGCTAAGCTTTGGGACATGCGTCAAAGAGGTGCCATCCAAACATTTCCTGATAAATACCAAATCACGGCGGTTTCCTTTTCTGATGCATCAGATAAAATTTATACTGGGGGTATAGACAATGATGTGAAGGTATGGGACATACGTAAAGGTGAAGTTACCATGACCCTTCAAGGCCACCAAGATACAATTACAGGTATGCAGTTGAGTCCTGATGGCTCCTATCTCCTTACTAATGCCATGGACTGTAAGCTCTGCATTTGGGATATGCGCCCCTATGCGCCGCAAAACCGCTGCGTGAAGATAATGGAAGGTCATCAGCACAACTTTGAGAAGAACCTACTGAAGTGCGGCTGGTCGCCCGATGGAAGCAAGGTCACCGCTGGCAGTGCGGATCGCATGGTCTACATCTGGGACACGACATCCCGACGGATCCTGTACAAGCTCCCGGGCCACACGGGGTCTGTGAATGAGACCGTGTTCCACCCAACCGAGCCCATCGTCGGATCTTGCAGTAGCGACAAGCAGATATACCTCGGCGAGATCTGA
- the LOC104428014 gene encoding uncharacterized protein LOC104428014 isoform X2 translates to MSALPVCSATPSCSLHSQNSLNGGLQSLNFFHKDFNYGCFLRDKIFPASLDGKSLQRHACRAQATKFSYTDIDSGIGKSFSSSSIVTTSEPHEEESWRLRFVESSELPSVQEGVMEFTDQSAENASTFSESMDAGKVSIPDVAPDIPASVNEPLSLSTDLIDGGKSSAEDIISKVTDSINELVNKGESTLRSTLDLIYSSVGTAIKGANDVIDNASSKVFSNGNQIGEAAGDRYTNITSDLKGAATKAAITGVDVLRQTIVVVEDSLTKGASFIVYSYSSAKQSLPPEFRDGLNFSEEKTAEILTPVGVAFQQVYTTIEELERSLGLDPNDPIVPFALFLGTASSFWAFYWARTYSGYSGDLSPNATLELLMGREGAVLIDVRPEVLRESDGIPDLRRAARFRYSSISIPEVDGSLRKLLKGGRNVEDSLTAVVIRNLKMVQDRSKVIILDADGSRSKGIARSLRKVGIKKSYLVQGGFQSWVKQGLRIKELKPETTLTVLNEEAEAILEEINPSPLQLFASGVGLVAVLYALVEWEKTLQFIGVIGLGQTIYRRIASYEDSEDFRQDLRLLSGPVKVGAEAFAWAAGKLETNGLGLPTSPSSTDVQNRVLQAAARHESQPSDDPETENLPAESLSPGSESADLSEA, encoded by the exons ATGTCGGCGCTGCCCGTCTGCTCGGCTACTCCGAGCTGTTCTTTGCACAGCCAG AATTCGCTAAATGGAGGACTGCAATCTTTAAACTTTTTCCACAAGGACTTCAACTACGGATGCTTTTTGAGGGACAAGATTTTTCCAGCTTCGCTTGATGGAAAGAGCCTTCAAAGACATGCCTGTAGAGCGCAGGCTACTAAATTCTCCTATACTGACATCGACAGTGGCATTGGAAAATCATTCTCGAGTTCTTCCATAGTAACTACCAGCGAGCCACATGAGGAGGAGAGTTGGCGTCTGAGATTTGTAGAAAGTTCTGAGCTGCCTTCTGTCCAAGAAGGAGTGATGGAATTTACTGATCAATCAGCTGAAAATGCTTCCACATTTTCAGAATCGATGGATGCTGGAAAAGTATCAATTCCTGATGTAGCACCAG ATATTCCTGCCTCAGTTAATGAGCCCCTTTCCCTGAGTACTGACTTGATAGACGGTGGAAAATCCAGTGCTGAGGATATCATTTCCAAAGTCACAGATTCCATCAACGAGTTAGTAAACAAGGGAGAGAGCACTCTAAGAAGCACTTTAGATTTGATTTATTCCTCGGTGGGAACTGCTATCAAAGGAGCTAATGATGTGATAGATAATGCTTCCAGCAAAGTGTTCTCTAATGGGAATCAGATTGGAGAAGCAGCTGGTGATAGATACACAAATATCACGAGTGACCTTAAAGGAGCAGCAACTAAGGCAGCTATTACTGGTGTTGATGTGCTGAGACAGACAATTGTTGTGGTGGAGGATTCTTTGACCAAGGGCGcttcttttattgtttattCATATAGTTCTGCCAAGCAATCGCTCCCTCCAGAGTTTAGGGATGGACTTAATTTTTCAGAAGAGAAAACAGCAGAAATTCTGACACCTGTTGGAGTTGCTTTTCAACAG GTTTACACAACAATTGAGGAGCTGGAGAGAAGTCTTGGTTTGGACCCAAATGATCCAATTGTTCCCTTTGCTCTTTTCCTTGGCActgcttcttccttttg GGCTTTTTACTGGGCACGGACATACAGTGGTTATTCTGGAGATTTATCTCCCAACGCAACGTTAGAGCTCTTAATGGGAAGGGAGGGTGCTGTACTTATTGATGTTCGGCCCGAG GTTCTTAGAGAATCTGATGGCATTCCTGACCTTAGGCGTGCTGCTCGTTTTCGTTATTCAAGTATATCCATACCTGAG GTTGATGGCTCTTTGAGGAAGCTCCTAAAAGGTGGTAGAAATGTTGAAGACTCCTTAACTGCAGTTGTTATTCGGAACTTGAAGATGGTTCAG GACAGGTCAAAGGTAATAATTTTGGATGCAGATGGTTCCCGATCAAAAGGGATTGCTAGATCTTTGAGAAAAGTTGGAATTAAG AAATCGTACTTGGTCCAAGGCGGCTTCCAATCTTGGGTGAAACAGGGTCTCCGTATTAAGGAGCTCAAACCTGAGACAACACTTACTGTACTCAATGAG GAAGCTGAGGCGATACTGGAGGAGATCAACCCCTCTCCTTTGCAACTTTTTGCTTCTGGTGTG GGTCTTGTGGCTGTGTTATACGCACTTGTTG agTGGGAGAAGACTTTACAATTTATTGGAGTCATTGGCCTTGGCCAG ACAATTTATCGGCGGATTGCTTCTTACGAGGACTCGGAAGATTTTAGGCAAGACCTGAG GTTGCTGTCTGGTCCTGTCAAAGTTGGAGCTGAAGCTTTTGCTTGGGCTGCCGGCAAATTGGAAACGAATGGCCTCGGGCTGCCGACATCGCCCTCATCCACCGACGTGCAAAATCGGGTCCTACAGGCTGCTGCGAGGCATGAATCTCAGCCATCTGATGATCCCGAAACcgaaaaccttcctgcagaatCACTCTCCCCTGGGAGTGAGAGCGCTGATCTCTCCGAAGCATGA